A stretch of the Porifericola rhodea genome encodes the following:
- a CDS encoding glycosyltransferase yields the protein MSDVVKVIDHEVLVTVYITNYNYGKYISQAVESVLQQTLDDFEIIIIDDGSTDNSRELIEAYADNPKIKVIFQKNKGLNVTNNIALRVSNGKYIMRLDADDFLDHNALLVMSNALERDDELGLVFPDYYITDENGTPESIHKRHDFDKEVSLLDQAAHGACTMIRTSFLKELGGYNEDYSCQDGYELWVKFTAQHKVSNINTPLFYYRQHGNNLTKNENRILTTRATINKDYLKEDKAKYNTVAVIPVRDANAVNNKLAFTLLDDKTFLEHKIDQALLAENIKQVVVSSPDEKVKQFVQQKYQDKVFFVSRPTEQARLNVGLVGTVNHILTHKHMEAFNPSAIAVLSIEFPFVDALTLDNAINTLYLFDSDSLISVRPDTHLFFQHHGHGMQAILNQDKFTKLEREALFKYTGGISVTKSEIFKKEQQFICGKVGHVVIDQQASLGIFSEYDLKLARLLAQDNQSQHKS from the coding sequence ATGTCAGATGTAGTAAAAGTGATAGACCACGAAGTGCTGGTAACCGTATATATTACCAATTATAATTACGGTAAGTATATCTCCCAGGCAGTAGAAAGTGTGCTTCAACAAACGCTGGATGATTTTGAAATCATTATTATAGACGACGGGTCTACAGACAACTCACGTGAATTAATAGAAGCTTATGCTGACAACCCTAAAATCAAAGTAATCTTCCAAAAGAATAAAGGGCTTAACGTTACCAATAACATTGCTTTAAGAGTTTCTAACGGCAAGTACATCATGCGTTTAGATGCTGATGACTTTCTTGACCATAATGCGTTATTAGTGATGTCCAACGCTTTGGAGCGTGATGATGAGCTAGGTTTGGTATTCCCTGATTACTACATTACTGATGAAAACGGTACTCCTGAATCTATCCATAAAAGGCATGATTTTGACAAAGAAGTATCGCTTTTAGACCAGGCAGCTCATGGGGCTTGTACGATGATCCGAACTAGTTTTTTAAAAGAGCTGGGAGGCTATAATGAAGATTACAGCTGTCAGGACGGGTATGAACTCTGGGTGAAGTTTACGGCACAGCACAAAGTGTCAAACATTAACACTCCTTTGTTTTATTACCGCCAGCACGGCAACAACCTGACCAAGAACGAAAACCGTATTCTTACCACACGAGCTACCATCAACAAAGACTACCTGAAAGAAGATAAGGCAAAATATAATACAGTTGCTGTAATTCCTGTTAGGGATGCCAATGCGGTCAATAACAAGCTTGCTTTTACCTTACTTGATGACAAAACATTTTTGGAGCACAAGATTGATCAGGCACTGCTCGCAGAAAATATCAAACAGGTAGTGGTAAGCTCTCCTGATGAGAAAGTAAAACAATTTGTACAGCAAAAATATCAGGATAAAGTCTTCTTTGTAAGCCGACCTACTGAGCAGGCAAGATTAAATGTAGGGCTAGTAGGTACTGTCAACCATATTTTGACACATAAACATATGGAGGCTTTCAACCCTTCTGCTATAGCTGTCCTCTCAATTGAGTTTCCTTTTGTAGATGCTTTAACATTAGATAATGCGATAAATACACTTTATCTTTTTGATTCAGATTCTTTAATTTCTGTACGACCAGATACACATTTATTCTTTCAGCATCACGGTCATGGAATGCAGGCTATACTAAACCAGGACAAGTTTACCAAACTAGAACGCGAGGCTTTGTTTAAATACACAGGGGGTATATCTGTAACCAAATCTGAGATTTTTAAAAAAGAGCAGCAGTTTATCTGCGGAAAGGTAGGACATGTTGTAATTGACCAACAGGCTAGTTTAGGAATTTTTAGTGAATACGACCTTAAATTAGCTAGACTCCTGGCGCAGGATAATCAATCTCAACATAAGTCATGA
- a CDS encoding polysaccharide biosynthesis protein — protein sequence MNKLTGKSILVTGGTGSFGQALIGHLLGIKQSFSSITVFSRDEYKQYQMRRKYNEVTNLRFIIGDVRDEKALTEACRNIDVVIHAAALKQNISGEVYPEEFIKTNIDGTRNLIRAAVHEQVEKVIALSTDKAVYPTTLYGASKLSAEKLLVGANEKYADLTQFAIIRLGNLFGSRGSVLYALNEDSAQHEVRITQPKMSRFSLSMEEGVHSALKVLECMKGGEVFVPKMSAYTLEKLVRAMGLKLAKQDTGPRLTEKIHEQALSSEEVRYTFEWENFYIYLNPNTQQYQHWKQTGKKLPETFEYRSDLAPQISISDLQQQISFYLS from the coding sequence ATGAACAAGCTGACAGGGAAATCAATACTAGTTACTGGGGGAACAGGCTCATTTGGGCAAGCGCTAATTGGACACCTGCTTGGTATTAAGCAATCTTTCTCTTCTATCACCGTTTTCTCTCGCGATGAGTACAAGCAGTACCAGATGCGCAGAAAATACAACGAAGTAACCAACCTTCGCTTCATCATTGGTGATGTACGTGATGAAAAGGCCTTAACTGAAGCCTGTCGTAATATTGATGTAGTAATTCATGCCGCTGCACTTAAGCAAAATATAAGCGGAGAAGTATATCCTGAAGAGTTTATAAAAACCAATATAGATGGCACACGCAACCTTATCAGAGCTGCTGTGCATGAGCAGGTAGAAAAGGTAATAGCCTTATCTACTGATAAGGCAGTATACCCAACCACCCTCTACGGAGCATCTAAGCTAAGTGCTGAAAAGCTATTAGTCGGTGCTAATGAGAAGTATGCAGATCTTACCCAGTTTGCCATAATAAGACTAGGCAATTTATTTGGCTCCCGTGGTTCGGTTCTGTATGCGCTTAACGAAGATAGTGCTCAGCACGAAGTCAGAATTACGCAACCTAAAATGAGCCGCTTTAGCCTAAGTATGGAAGAAGGTGTACATTCAGCTCTAAAGGTATTGGAGTGTATGAAAGGCGGAGAAGTATTTGTACCAAAAATGTCTGCTTACACCCTAGAAAAGCTGGTAAGGGCTATGGGCTTAAAGCTTGCAAAGCAAGATACAGGACCCAGGCTGACAGAAAAAATACACGAGCAGGCTTTGTCATCTGAAGAAGTACGATACACTTTTGAGTGGGAGAATTTTTACATATACCTGAATCCTAATACTCAGCAATACCAACATTGGAAACAGACAGGAAAAAAACTTCCAGAAACTTTTGAATATCGCTCTGACCTTGCCCCACAGATCAGCATTTCCGACCTGCAACAACAAATCAGCTTTTACCTTTCTTAA
- a CDS encoding oligosaccharide flippase family protein, translating into MGIIQRQTLKSTIYIYIGVLIGFVTSALVYPKYLTESQIGVIGLLVSWSSVFAQAATLGFGGATIKFFPYFRDKEKQHHGFFFLLVMVVLSGYLLFLAIFFIIKPWMIEDAGVDSLFAKHIYLIIPFTLFSLLFVILDIYNRALYNATTGSLLNETISRLFVLVLVFLFIWDIYQFDDYLNWYVISRGVLVLLLLLFLYWKGELSLRPDFSLLTKERRQGMLSLSLFSLVTGFGTLAIIRIDSIMINSFYSDAEVGVYLTTFYFGTLVLLPSRALRGIAPTMIADAFKHNNLKVVASIYTQSTITQLVAGCFFFLGIWINIDNVFEILPESYEAGKYVILYVGLMNIVKMAGGVNDVIIGYSEYYRTNTYIMLAWVALLILSNYWLLPIMGISGAALASLLSVIIVNIARYFFLYAKFGFQPYKWAHLFILIIALVTYGLVILVPPAQHFILDILIKGVLVTIIFTSAIYFSNTDPQINKLIEGYLDKAKALINRY; encoded by the coding sequence GTGGGTATAATTCAACGCCAAACCCTTAAGTCTACCATATACATCTATATAGGTGTGCTGATTGGTTTTGTAACCAGTGCCCTGGTGTATCCCAAATACCTGACTGAATCTCAGATTGGAGTAATTGGCTTGCTGGTGTCATGGAGTTCTGTATTCGCGCAGGCTGCCACATTAGGCTTTGGCGGTGCCACAATAAAGTTTTTTCCCTACTTCAGAGATAAAGAGAAACAGCATCATGGCTTTTTCTTTTTGCTTGTAATGGTGGTGCTCAGTGGGTATTTATTGTTTCTCGCTATCTTTTTTATCATAAAGCCCTGGATGATTGAAGATGCCGGCGTAGACTCTTTGTTTGCAAAACATATCTATCTGATTATTCCTTTTACACTTTTTTCTTTGCTCTTTGTCATTCTGGACATCTACAACCGGGCACTCTATAATGCTACCACTGGCTCCCTTCTCAATGAGACCATCTCTCGCTTGTTTGTATTGGTTTTAGTCTTCCTTTTTATCTGGGATATCTATCAATTTGACGATTATCTCAACTGGTATGTTATTTCTCGCGGTGTACTGGTTCTGCTACTTTTGCTTTTTCTGTATTGGAAAGGAGAATTAAGTCTCCGTCCGGATTTTAGCCTGTTAACCAAAGAAAGAAGACAAGGCATGTTGAGTCTTAGTTTATTCAGCTTGGTTACTGGATTTGGAACGCTGGCTATCATCAGGATTGATAGTATTATGATCAACAGCTTTTATTCAGATGCAGAAGTAGGCGTATACCTGACAACTTTTTACTTTGGCACACTGGTTTTATTGCCCTCCAGAGCTCTTAGGGGCATCGCCCCTACCATGATTGCTGATGCATTCAAACATAATAATCTTAAAGTTGTAGCCAGTATTTATACACAAAGTACTATTACCCAACTAGTTGCAGGCTGCTTTTTCTTTCTCGGCATATGGATAAATATTGATAATGTGTTTGAAATACTCCCGGAGTCTTATGAAGCCGGTAAATATGTTATTTTATATGTTGGACTCATGAATATTGTGAAGATGGCTGGAGGAGTAAATGACGTAATTATTGGTTATTCTGAATACTATCGCACGAATACCTACATTATGCTGGCCTGGGTAGCATTACTGATACTTAGCAATTACTGGCTACTGCCAATTATGGGAATTAGCGGAGCGGCACTGGCCTCTTTGCTATCAGTTATTATAGTTAATATAGCAAGATATTTTTTTCTGTATGCCAAATTTGGCTTCCAGCCCTACAAATGGGCTCACCTCTTTATATTAATTATTGCTTTAGTCACTTATGGCCTGGTAATTTTGGTACCTCCTGCTCAGCACTTTATACTGGATATTCTAATAAAAGGAGTATTAGTTACAATCATTTTTACCTCTGCTATCTACTTCTCTAATACTGATCCACAGATCAACAAATTAATTGAGGGTTACTTAGATAAAGCTAAGGCGCTAATCAACAGGTACTAA
- a CDS encoding DegT/DnrJ/EryC1/StrS family aminotransferase, whose amino-acid sequence MKIPFLNLQRQQKELLQPVQKLLTETMLEDILLGGKAVHTFEDKFARYLNVKYVIACANCTDALEIALRALQIGQGDEVIVPANGWMSAAEAVCLLGAVPVFVDSLVDRYTIDPDKIETKITSRTKAIIPIHLYGYGADMERIMGIAAAYGLKVIEDCAQAQGATIQGKKAGSWGDIAAFSFYPTKNLGAIGDAGALATNDEELSTTCRQIANHGQSGKNCHVRLGRNSRMDSFQAAVLSYKLGLLDQWNLRRRELAQRYNNALQPYYLHLPQEDEGYFHVYHLYVIRCADRKRLTKLLGEKGVGTAVHYPEAVADMQVFEAYSFADTPVASKQCHELLSLPLYPQLTDEEQMYIIEAMKEALSEMDQQIV is encoded by the coding sequence ACAATGCTTGAAGATATACTTTTAGGCGGTAAAGCAGTACATACTTTTGAAGATAAGTTCGCCCGCTATCTAAATGTAAAATATGTAATCGCTTGTGCTAATTGTACTGATGCGCTGGAAATTGCCCTTCGGGCCTTGCAAATTGGACAAGGAGATGAGGTGATAGTGCCAGCAAATGGCTGGATGTCAGCTGCTGAAGCAGTCTGTCTGCTTGGAGCTGTTCCTGTTTTTGTAGATAGCCTTGTGGATCGCTATACTATAGACCCGGATAAAATAGAAACGAAAATCACCAGTCGTACCAAAGCAATAATTCCTATTCACCTTTACGGCTATGGGGCTGATATGGAGCGGATTATGGGCATCGCTGCTGCTTATGGTCTTAAAGTTATTGAAGATTGCGCACAGGCACAGGGGGCAACTATTCAAGGAAAAAAAGCTGGAAGCTGGGGAGATATTGCCGCTTTTAGTTTTTACCCTACCAAAAACTTGGGGGCAATAGGAGATGCAGGCGCGTTAGCAACAAATGATGAAGAACTGTCTACAACTTGCCGTCAGATTGCTAATCATGGTCAATCAGGAAAAAACTGTCATGTCCGTCTGGGTAGAAATAGCCGGATGGACAGCTTTCAGGCAGCGGTACTATCTTATAAACTGGGGCTTTTAGATCAATGGAACTTAAGGAGGCGAGAACTGGCTCAGCGTTATAACAATGCGCTTCAACCTTATTATCTGCATCTGCCTCAGGAAGATGAAGGGTATTTTCATGTATATCATTTATATGTTATTCGTTGTGCTGATAGAAAAAGGTTAACCAAATTACTGGGAGAGAAAGGTGTAGGTACGGCAGTGCATTATCCAGAAGCGGTAGCAGATATGCAGGTGTTTGAAGCTTATAGCTTTGCCGATACACCTGTAGCAAGTAAACAATGCCATGAGCTTTTATCACTACCTCTATATCCACAGCTAACAGATGAAGAGCAGATGTACATAATTGAGGCTATGAAAGAGGCTTTAAGTGAAATGGACCAACAAATTGTTTAG
- a CDS encoding class I SAM-dependent methyltransferase: MEWFRKDALTIKHQTQSTEQWIRESNGELQSFKIDTYLGKKTDLLSLKKNIVGNLKKTLEYFQKTRTEVYAEAGAEMVKECPVCGSSSDKAVSQLNVYGANYAQCKACTHIYVLNRPNPNAIHNFYLSDVNYASTYTDKSAAESRLQAIAVPWRDWMVKVFEKQYGRKPEKILDVGSGAGHFVEACRRSGLQADGIELSESSRKFSKDIWGIELDGNDYTQVYNQYSGYDVVTFWGLLEHTPNPKELLNVSQSIFESSDAGMVIAKLPRWNSLSGFIQNILNQSIVRHLDPMGHISCYTDGSAAEAYYQTDFYPVAAWYYGMDVYELFMQLGHKLDQYEVLTQTSDVQLSLQQMMDEAKLSDGLTLVGVPKNKHKA, translated from the coding sequence ATGGAATGGTTTAGAAAAGATGCATTAACAATTAAGCATCAGACACAGAGTACTGAGCAGTGGATTAGGGAAAGCAATGGCGAGTTGCAAAGCTTCAAAATAGATACCTATCTGGGGAAAAAAACAGACCTGCTTTCACTCAAAAAAAACATAGTAGGCAACCTAAAAAAGACCCTGGAATATTTCCAGAAAACTCGTACTGAAGTGTATGCTGAAGCAGGTGCAGAGATGGTAAAAGAGTGTCCGGTATGCGGTAGCAGTTCAGACAAAGCAGTAAGCCAGCTTAACGTATATGGAGCAAATTACGCGCAGTGCAAGGCATGCACCCACATCTATGTTTTAAATCGTCCTAACCCTAATGCCATCCATAATTTTTACCTCAGCGATGTAAACTATGCATCTACCTACACAGATAAAAGTGCTGCTGAATCACGACTTCAGGCAATTGCTGTACCCTGGAGAGACTGGATGGTAAAAGTATTTGAGAAGCAATATGGCCGTAAGCCAGAAAAAATACTTGATGTAGGCTCGGGTGCAGGACATTTTGTAGAAGCCTGCCGCCGTTCTGGTCTTCAGGCAGATGGCATAGAGCTTAGTGAGTCTAGCCGTAAATTCTCTAAAGACATTTGGGGTATAGAGTTAGACGGAAATGACTACACTCAGGTATACAATCAATACTCTGGTTATGATGTAGTTACTTTCTGGGGTTTGTTGGAACATACTCCTAACCCTAAAGAGCTTCTAAACGTAAGCCAGTCTATATTTGAAAGTAGCGATGCGGGAATGGTAATTGCCAAATTACCCCGCTGGAACTCCCTCAGTGGTTTTATTCAGAATATCCTAAACCAAAGCATTGTAAGACACCTGGACCCTATGGGGCATATCAGCTGTTACACAGATGGTTCTGCTGCTGAGGCTTACTACCAGACAGACTTCTACCCCGTAGCCGCCTGGTACTATGGTATGGATGTTTATGAGCTCTTTATGCAATTAGGACATAAACTGGACCAGTATGAAGTTCTTACCCAGACCAGTGATGTTCAGTTAAGTCTGCAACAAATGATGGACGAAGCCAAACTATCTGATGGCCTAACTTTAGTAGGGGTTCCCAAAAACAAACATAAAGCATAA